The following proteins come from a genomic window of Burkholderia stabilis:
- the mdcA gene encoding malonate decarboxylase subunit alpha: MTGWNHARQARDARLAAGAVYAQGKRVDARDTVALLEAVLRPGDRVCLEGDNQKQADLLATALADVDSAKVHDLHMVQSGVVLPEHLDVFERGIAKRLDFAYSGPQSQRIAKLLFGGKIALGAVHTYLELFARYFIDLTPHVALIAAVSADRDGNLYTGPNTEDTPTVVEATAFKDGVVIAQVDRIVDKVPRVDIPGDRVHFVVEAGRPFYVEPLFTRDPAAITETQILTAMLAIKGIYEPYGIKRLNHGIGFNTAAIELLLPTYGEKLGLKGKVCSHWALNPHPTLIPAIESGWVEQIHCFGSEVGMDDYIRARSDVWFTGSDGSLRSNRAFCQTAGLYACDMFIGSTLQIDLSGHSSTVTAERIAGFGGAPNMGSDARGRRHPSEPWLKAGAEADPDTPAALRRGRKLVVQIGETFGDKNVPMFVEKLDALKLADKLQLDLAPIMVYGDDVTHIVTEEGIANLLMCRDKDEREHAIRGVAGYTDIGRGRDRKMVERLRERGVIRRPEDLGIDPLDADRRWLAARSIKDLVHWSGGLYAPPARFRNW; encoded by the coding sequence ATGACGGGATGGAACCACGCGCGGCAGGCGCGCGACGCACGCCTCGCGGCCGGCGCGGTTTACGCGCAGGGCAAGCGGGTCGACGCGCGCGACACCGTGGCGTTGCTCGAAGCGGTGCTGCGGCCGGGTGACCGCGTTTGCCTCGAAGGCGACAACCAGAAGCAGGCCGACCTGCTCGCGACGGCGCTTGCCGACGTCGACAGCGCGAAGGTGCACGACCTGCACATGGTGCAGTCGGGCGTCGTGCTGCCCGAGCATCTCGACGTGTTCGAGCGCGGCATCGCGAAGCGCCTCGATTTCGCGTATTCGGGCCCGCAGTCGCAGCGGATCGCGAAACTGCTGTTCGGCGGCAAGATCGCGCTCGGCGCGGTGCACACCTATCTCGAACTGTTCGCGCGCTACTTCATCGACCTCACGCCGCACGTCGCGCTGATCGCCGCGGTCAGCGCCGATCGCGACGGCAACCTGTACACGGGCCCGAACACCGAGGACACGCCGACCGTCGTCGAAGCCACCGCGTTCAAGGACGGCGTCGTGATCGCGCAGGTCGACCGCATCGTCGACAAGGTGCCGCGCGTCGACATCCCTGGCGACCGCGTGCATTTCGTCGTCGAGGCCGGCCGGCCGTTCTACGTCGAGCCGCTGTTCACGCGCGACCCGGCCGCGATCACCGAAACGCAGATCCTCACCGCGATGCTCGCGATCAAGGGCATCTACGAGCCGTACGGCATCAAGCGCCTGAACCACGGGATCGGCTTCAACACCGCCGCGATCGAGCTGCTGCTGCCGACCTACGGCGAGAAGCTCGGGCTGAAGGGCAAGGTGTGCTCGCACTGGGCGCTCAATCCGCACCCGACGCTGATTCCCGCGATCGAATCGGGCTGGGTCGAGCAGATCCACTGCTTCGGCTCCGAGGTCGGGATGGACGACTACATCCGCGCGCGTTCCGACGTGTGGTTCACGGGCTCCGACGGCTCGCTGCGCTCGAACCGCGCGTTCTGCCAGACGGCCGGCCTCTACGCGTGCGACATGTTCATCGGCTCGACGCTGCAGATCGACCTGTCGGGTCATTCGTCGACGGTCACGGCCGAGCGCATCGCCGGCTTCGGCGGCGCGCCGAACATGGGCAGCGACGCGCGCGGCCGGCGCCATCCGAGCGAGCCGTGGCTGAAGGCCGGCGCGGAAGCCGACCCCGATACGCCGGCGGCGCTCAGGCGCGGCCGCAAGCTCGTCGTGCAGATCGGCGAGACGTTCGGCGACAAGAACGTGCCGATGTTCGTCGAGAAGCTCGACGCGCTGAAGCTCGCCGACAAGCTGCAGCTCGATCTCGCGCCGATCATGGTCTACGGCGACGACGTCACGCACATCGTCACCGAGGAAGGGATCGCGAACCTGCTGATGTGCCGCGACAAGGACGAGCGCGAACACGCGATCCGCGGCGTGGCCGGTTATACGGACATCGGCCGCGGCCGCGACCGGAAGATGGTCGAGCGGCTGCGCGAGCGCGGCGTGATCCGCCGCCCGGAGGATCTCGGCATCGATCCGCTCGACGCCGACCGCCGCTGGCTCGCCGCGCGCTCGATCAAGGATCTCGTGCACTGGTCGGGCGGGCTTTACGCGCCGCCGGCCCGGTTCCGCAACTGGTGA
- the madL gene encoding malonate transporter subunit MadL: MIIYGTALLAFCHLAGLFLGDLLGSAIGVKTNVGGVGIAMLLLICLRLWLHRRGWLPKETEAGVGFWGAMYIPVVVAMAANQNVVAALKGGPVALLAAVGAVAICACCIAVLVRTGRDDTAFAGVPQFEEQ, encoded by the coding sequence ATGATCATCTACGGAACCGCGCTGCTGGCGTTCTGCCACCTGGCCGGACTGTTCCTCGGCGACCTGCTGGGCAGCGCGATCGGCGTGAAGACCAACGTCGGCGGCGTCGGCATCGCGATGCTGCTGCTGATCTGCCTGCGCCTGTGGCTGCACCGCCGCGGCTGGCTGCCGAAGGAGACCGAGGCCGGCGTCGGTTTCTGGGGCGCGATGTACATCCCGGTCGTCGTCGCGATGGCCGCGAACCAGAACGTCGTCGCCGCGCTGAAGGGCGGGCCGGTCGCGCTGCTGGCCGCCGTCGGCGCGGTCGCGATCTGCGCATGCTGCATTGCGGTACTCGTGCGCACCGGGCGCGACGACACGGCCTTCGCGGGCGTGCCGCAATTCGAAGAACAGTAA
- a CDS encoding LysR substrate-binding domain-containing protein — translation MRPLPPELLRSFVAVAQSGSFTAASERVSLSQSTVSQHIRRLEELLDRPLFERDTRNVHLSQHGDALFRYAVRILELMDEAVTSVCGPPLSGKVRLAMSEDFASAHLTSALASFVQRNPEVELAISTGLSGDLFDALDEGRHDLVFAKRIAGSRRGRVIRSEPLYWCTGPDSRITGHETVLPLAMHPEPSVSRRRVLESLEAVGRPYRIAVVSSSVAVLRAAASAGLGVSAFAGYVIPAGLARLDAGLPELGELEYVIDRPAAASRSTLALEATLIAAAAEL, via the coding sequence ATGCGTCCGTTACCGCCCGAGCTGCTGCGCAGCTTCGTCGCCGTCGCCCAGTCCGGCAGCTTCACCGCCGCGTCCGAGCGCGTGAGCCTGTCGCAATCGACCGTCAGCCAGCACATCCGCCGCCTCGAGGAGCTGCTCGACCGGCCGCTCTTCGAGCGCGACACGCGCAACGTGCACCTGTCGCAGCACGGCGACGCGCTGTTCCGCTACGCGGTGCGCATCCTCGAACTGATGGACGAAGCCGTCACGTCGGTGTGCGGGCCGCCGCTGTCGGGCAAGGTGCGGCTCGCGATGTCGGAGGATTTCGCGTCGGCGCACCTGACGTCCGCCCTGGCGAGCTTCGTACAGCGCAATCCGGAAGTCGAGCTCGCGATCTCGACCGGGCTGTCGGGCGACCTGTTCGACGCGCTCGACGAGGGCCGGCACGATCTCGTGTTCGCGAAGCGCATCGCGGGCAGCCGGCGCGGCCGCGTGATCCGCAGCGAGCCGCTGTACTGGTGCACCGGCCCCGATTCGCGCATCACCGGCCACGAAACCGTGCTGCCGCTCGCGATGCATCCAGAACCGAGCGTGTCGCGCCGCCGCGTGCTCGAATCGCTCGAGGCCGTCGGGCGGCCGTACCGGATCGCGGTCGTGAGCAGCAGCGTCGCGGTACTGCGCGCGGCCGCGAGCGCGGGGCTCGGCGTCAGCGCGTTCGCCGGCTACGTGATTCCGGCCGGGCTCGCGCGGCTCGACGCCGGGTTGCCCGAGCTCGGCGAACTCGAATACGTGATCGACCGGCCGGCGGCCGCGTCGCGCTCGACGCTCGCGCTCGAAGCCACGCTGATCGCGGCGGCGGCCGAGTTGTAA
- the madM gene encoding malonate transporter subunit MadM gives MLQMLEKVVAHNGLVASFALVGLIMWLSSIASRKLTFGRVHGSAIAIVIGLALAYVGGAFTGGEKGIADVPLFAGVGLMGGAMLRDFAIVATAFEVQPTEARKAGLVGVVSLLLGTVLPFIVGACIARAFGYTDAVSMTTIGAGAVTYIVGPVTGAAIGASSDVIALSIATGLVKAIIVMVGTPIAANFMGLKTPRSAMIFGGLAGTVSGVSAGLAATDRRLVPYGALVATFHTGVGCLLGPSVLFFTTRALVGA, from the coding sequence ATGCTGCAGATGCTCGAAAAAGTCGTCGCCCACAACGGGCTCGTCGCGTCGTTCGCGCTGGTCGGCCTGATCATGTGGCTGTCGTCGATCGCGTCGCGCAAGCTGACGTTCGGCCGCGTGCACGGCTCCGCGATCGCGATCGTGATCGGTCTGGCGCTCGCGTATGTCGGCGGCGCCTTCACCGGCGGCGAGAAGGGGATCGCCGACGTGCCGCTGTTCGCGGGCGTCGGCCTGATGGGCGGCGCGATGCTGCGCGATTTCGCGATCGTCGCGACCGCATTCGAAGTGCAGCCGACCGAGGCGCGCAAGGCCGGCCTCGTCGGCGTCGTGTCGCTGCTGCTCGGCACCGTGCTGCCGTTCATCGTCGGCGCGTGCATCGCGCGCGCGTTCGGCTATACCGACGCGGTCAGCATGACGACGATCGGCGCGGGCGCCGTCACCTATATCGTCGGGCCCGTCACGGGCGCCGCGATCGGTGCGAGTTCCGACGTGATCGCGCTCAGCATCGCGACGGGGCTCGTGAAGGCGATCATCGTGATGGTCGGCACGCCGATTGCCGCGAACTTCATGGGCCTGAAGACGCCGCGTTCCGCGATGATCTTCGGCGGCCTCGCGGGCACCGTCAGCGGTGTCAGCGCAGGGCTCGCCGCGACCGATCGCCGGCTCGTTCCGTACGGCGCGCTGGTCGCGACCTTCCATACGGGCGTCGGCTGCCTGCTCGGCCCGTCGGTGCTGTTCTTCACGACGCGCGCGCTGGTCGGCGCATAA